One Paenibacillus sp. SYP-B4298 genomic window, GCAATGTCATTCATCAGGCCTTTCCTGACCAGGAGGAGTCGGTGACCTCGACGGCTGTATTTTTCAGTCCGGTGCTTGTCAGCCAGGCCTCCTATGGTGAAGCCTTCACCTACATGACGCCTTTTGAACAAGGCAAGCTGCACAAGCAATTTCGCTGTCAACTGCCAGAGACCGACAGAGCTTATACCGCTCGGCTGCTCGACGAGATTCATGACGAGTTGACCGTCGGACGTCCTGGGGCAAGACATGCCATTGTGCTAAACGTACAGTTGTTGCTGATCCAACTGCACCGCAACAGCTTCACAGAGCATACGCGTCAGACCGCCAATACCGTTAACGCTCCAGCATGGATGAAACAGATTTTGCTGCACATTGATCAGCAGCTCCATACGCCGCTGAGTCTCTCCCTGCTGGCTCAGCGCGCCTGTGTGACAGGCGCTCATTTCAGTCGGGTGTTTAAGGAGCTGACCGGGATGACGGTCACCGACTATATCGCAGCCAAGCGTATTATTAAAGCGAAGGAGCTGTTGTTTGAGAGCGATGGCAAGCTAAGCACAATCGCCGAGCAATGCGGCTTTGAGAGTATGACTCACTTTCACCGTACTTTCAAAAAGATAGCAGGCTGCGCCCCCGCAGCCTACAAAAAACAAAAGCTGGCCGAAATGGCAAAACGCCAATCCTAAGCCAGCTAACTGCTAGTTGTGCTCTCTGCTCCAATGCATCACCCATTCAGAAGCTCCTGTCGCCTCGTCCCGCGTCTCCTCCACAATCGAGAAGCCATGCTTTTGGTAAAAGCGGACAGCGGGTTCATTGGCTGTATATACCTTGAGCTGCAATTGGCTTCGCAGCTCTTTGGCGTAATTCAGAAGACGCTGACCCAGACCTCGCTGCTGCTCGGTTGGATCAACGAAGATCGCCGCCAAGTAATCATCCATAAGGGATACAAAGCCGAGCAGTTTCCCCTGCTCCTCCAAGACATAGGTTTGTGCAGATGGCAGATAACGTTCAGCCATCGCCTCCTGCTGAATCTCCCAATACTCACGTTCAATAAAATGATGCGCCTGCAGCGACCCCGCCAGCCAGATGCTTACAGCTTGCTGCGCATCAGCCGCTGTAAATGGTCTTATCATGGTCATCCTCCTTCTCCTATACGCTAACGCATTAACAATCTGGAATGCTCACCAGTAGGATTGCATATCTGACTAGGATACCATATGTAGGAAGGCTGTGCAAAAGGAGCTCCTCTATACTAAAAGGCCATTCCCCTCATCACTGTGCAGTGGAGGCGGAATGGCCTGTTAAGTGTTCTGTTGCCTATAACTTATTTAATGACCTTCAGACGACCTTCAAGCGGCTGATATGCTTTCTCGCCCGGCTCAGCGGCGATTTTGCCGAATGGCATCTGAGCGATGAGCTTCCAATCACCGGGGATATTCCACTCCTGCTTGACGGCCTCGTCTACGAGCGGGTTATAGTGCTGCAATGTAGCTCCGATGCCTTCCTGTGCCAGAGCTGTCCATACTACGAATTGCAGCATGGCGGAGGATTGATTGGACCAGATCGGGAAATTGTCGCTGTACGCTGCGAACTGCTCCTGCAGCCCTTGAACAACGCTCTGATCCTCAAAGAATAATACCGTACCATACCCTGCGCCAAAGGCCTTCATTTTTTGCTCGGTCTGGTCGAAGCTGTCCGCTGGAACAATCTTGCGCAATGTTTCGGTTGTCAGGTGCCAGAACTTGTCACTCTGCTCCCCTAACAGCACAACTACGCGAGCGCTCTGCGAATTAAAAGCGGACGGCGTATGTAGAATTGCTTGCCCAATAATTTCTTCGATTCTCTCATTGCTAACAACCGAATCCTTGCTAATACCATAAATACTCCGTCTTTTTTGAATGGCTTCCAGAAAGTTGGAACTGCTCATCTTCATCACTCCATCTCTGTAAATTGTCTGCCTACATAAAAGATACCCAATTGTACTGTGTTTTACAACCGAGGCGAATGCAACTAACTATATTAAAACAAGTAACATAAAATAAATATGTTTATTACTTTTTTAGTATAAAGCTTTTTTCTCCTGATTGCAACCCTAGATGTTTTTTATCCGACAGCGGTACAGCCGGCTTGAACAAGCTACCGAAACAAAAGCAAGAATGTAACTTGGATTACAGTTTTTCTCAAACTAATATGCAACAATAAGATAGAAATTTTATACAATGGGGAGGATTTTTGAACGATGAAAACAAGCAAGTCTCTTGTAGAGTCGAAGCATTCTGAGAAAATCCAGATCGAAATAAGGGAGCTTCCTCATCACCTTATTGAGAAAGCGCTGCCTGACCTCATGAGCCGCAAAGCTGCTGCGTCTGATTCGACTGACCACGGGCACCACCCGACTGTGCCCAGCCCCTCCGGTCATAGTTCAACTAGAAGAAGAAGGGCAACAGACCCTATGGACATACGTTTCTTGTGCCGATGACATAGATAACTTATACATGTTACATATACATATAGTATAACCTCCCTAATAACGACTACGCTTGACGACTCCAGTCACGAATCATAATGTACCGCTCTTCCTTTCCATGGACTCTTCTTCACTAACATGATTTGAGCATTGGCTACAGCAATCAGAGCGTGAATGGAATAACAAATCTGCGGGTAGAACGTGGGTTATCAAAATTGTAGTTGTATTTTAATTAGATAAGATGTATATTTATACATTATGAATGGCAGGAGGTTGCTCTTATGTCTCAAATAACGCAGTGCAAAGGAACAGAGTGGATCGCAGAAGCTTCAGACCGGCTCCTATTCACGACCAATCGCCCGGAGCTAATCATGGATCGCGGGGCAGGCATGTATATGTGGGATACAGAAGACAGAGTCTATCTGGATTTTTCGGGCGGTTGGGCGGTAACGAGCCTGGGGCATGCCCCTGCCGTCATTCGGGATGTGCTCGATCAGCAGTCAGCCAAGCTGATTCATGCCAGCCCTTCGTTTTATAATGAACCGATGCTGCAATTCGCCAAGCTGCTTACCGATATTTCTTGCTTTGACAAGGTGTTTTTCGCCAGCAGCGGCGCGGAGGCGAATGAAGCGGCCATCAAGCTGGCTCGCAAATACGGCGCTGCGAAGCTGGGCGGAGCACACGAGATTATTACGATGACCAACAGCTTTCATGGCCGGACGCTAGCTACCATGTCGGCAACCGGAAAATCTCAATGGGATGCGCTGTATGAACCGAAGGTGCCGGGCTTTTGCCATGTGCCGTTAAATGATTTGGATGCCTGCTTTGCAGCCATTAGCGACCGTACCTGTGCCATCATGCTTGAGCTGGTACAAGGTGAAGGCGGTGTAAATATAGTCGATGAAAGCTACTTATATGCCATTCGCAAGGCATGCGATATTTATGGCCTGCTGCTCATTGTGGATGAAGTGCAAACTGGGATAGGCAGAACCGGCACCATGTTCGCTTATGAGCACTACGGTATTGAGCCTGACATTATGACATTGGCCAAAGGAATCGGCGGCGGATTTCCACTCTCGGCCATGCTGACCAAGGAGAGCTTCGACCTGTTCGAGCCAGGTGATCAGGGCGGCACCTATTGCGGTCAGCCGCTTGCCATGGCCGTTGGTCAAGCGGTTGTGCAAGAGGTAATACAGAGCAGACTTGCTGACAACGCCCGAATTCAGGGCGACTATCTGAAGAGACGGCTACAGGAGACAGGAGAAGCGCTAGGTTGGAGCCAGGTGCGCGGGAGGGGGTTGCTCGTTGCCTTCAACCTTCCCCTTCCTTGTGGAGCAGAGCTAGTGAAGCGTTGCCTGGATATAGGGCTGATTATTAATTCTCCCTCCCCGTCCGTCATTCGTCTGATGCCGGCTCTGATCGTAACAACAGCAGACGTGGATAAGATGCTGAGGCTGCTGGCGGAGTGCTGGGAAGCCCTATATCGCGAGCAGCAAGCAGCGGCACAATAGAATCAATGTAGATCGCCATCAGCAAACGGAACGACCTGAAATGGCGTTCCAGGCTGATGGTTAGATTTGTCACTACTCGCCTGACGTGATATAATGAAAACATACGTTCTTATGTCATTACATCATGTTTAGGAGTGGTAATTTGCAGTTCAAGAAGCTGATATGGGTCATCGTCGCTGCCGCATCGGTATATCTGGGAGTCACCACTTGGTCAGACTGGGAGACGCCGACACCTGTTTATCATGAGGGTGACCAGCAGAGCTATGATGTCAGGCTGGACTTCCCATCGGATCGTTTTCCAGAGACTGCATCCCATATCTCCAATGCCATCAAGCAGGGCCACTCAGCCATCTGCACCATTGACCGTAAAGGCGCGGAGGAGAACCGCAAGCGCTCATTGCAGGGGGTACCGACCAAGAAAGGCTATGATCGCGATGAATGGCCGATGGCGATGTGTGCGGAAGGCGGAGACGGAGCTGACATTGAGTACATCAGCCCATCCGATAATCGCGGCGCAGGCTCATGGGTAGGCAATAAGCTGGAGTCGTATGAGAACGGGACGAGAGTTTATTTTGATGTCGTCGCAGATTGAGGACTGGCGTTGTCAGGCGGGATCTAGCGTGATTGACAATCTTTAACCCTGCACTACATACAGCTACTAGAGCATGATGTGTTGGTGCGGACTCTAAGGCCCAGTGTTCGCGAAGTAGTGCTAAATGCCGATCCCCGCATGTAGGAGGATCGGCACTATAGTCATAGGCAGCATTCACCGGGGAGCTTGTCTGGTTAGATGGATACAACGCTATCCTTCAGGTAACGTCCAGATTTCATTGGCAATCAGATCCAGCGTAGTGCTGATTTTGAGAGCGGTCATCAATGTCGGCTCACTCTCTCCCCTCACGATCTGACTCATCTCTGAGGTTGTCACACCAACCTGCTCAGCAAGCCATTTCTGCTTCATTCCTCTATCGCTCAATATTTCTTTAAGCCTGCACTCAACTTTATGCGCCATCGCTTCATCACCTCGACCATTACTTCGCCAAGGCGTCTTGTCGAATCCTTTGATGAAATATAAGAACTTTTCGCAAAATACCGAAGATGAATCTGACACATAATAAAAAAAGCGAAAACCCTTGATAGACAAGAATCTTCGCTCTTTGGCGTTATGTATGCGGTCGAGAGGACTCGAACCTCCACGGGTATACACCCACTACCCCCTCAAGATAGCGTGTCTGCCATTCCACCACGACCGCGCATTATAGAAACCTTACCACTACCCATTACTTTGAGGAAAAGCAATGGTGAGCCATGAAGGACTCGAACCTTCGACACCCTGATTAAAAGTCAGGTGCTCTACCAACTGAGCTAATGGCTCATGGTGACCCGTAGGGGATTCGAACCCCTGTTACCTCCGTGAAAGGGAGGTGTCTTAACCCCTTGACCAACGGGCCATATCCATAACAATGATGTATAAGTTCGACCTACGAGACCAATGCTATTCTCAGTTAGAGAGCTTCAATTCATCTCACCCAAACTCACAACAGAAATTATATTATCATATTCTGAGAAGTTTGACAAGCCTTTTTTTTGATCATTATCAACATAATACATGATGCCACATTATCTATGCCATTATACATTATAGAAGCTTATGACCACGCCATACATCATGATACGACGATTTACGACACAAATCAGGCAAAGAAAAAGGACCGTCCAACGGACCATCCGTTTCGTAAGTCGCATGGCGGAGAGAGAGGGATTCGAACCCTCGCACCGCTTAACGCAGTCTAACCCCTTAGCAGAGGGTCCCCTTGAGCCACTTGGGTATCTCTCCATGAATGGCTCCCCGAACAGGACTCGAACCTGTGACAACTCGGTTAACAGCCGAGTGCTCTACCAACTGAGCTATCAGGGAACGTAACTAATATTTCTTGCGACAAGTAATAATATACCATGCCTATTCTGCACTGTCAAGCTCCTTCAATAATAATTTGCCGCGGCAGCGACCGCATGCGTACTTGCGAGGGTCAGTCTTGCGTTTGCGCTTGTATTGCTGTCCGCATGCCTTGCAGATCAGCATATACCTGTATGGCAAGCGCCGCCGCTCCGTCGCGGTTCCAGGCAGGGATTGACAGTAACGGGAGCCGCCCACCTGGGAAAGCAGCTCCTTGAATTCCTGATCTCGATGCTGATACCCTCTCCCTTGAAGATGAAGATGATAATGACATAGCTCATGCTTAATGATCTTCTCGGTCTCCTCAACACCGAAGCTTGCCAATTGATGCGGGTTTATCTCGATATGATGCGATTTCGTAAAGTACCGTCCGCCTGTCGTCCTCAGCCGCGCGTTAAATGTTGCCTTATGCTTGAAAGCAAGGCCGAACGCCTCAGTAGATACTCGTTCCACCCAGCGCTGCAATGCTTCATTATCCATCATTAATCTCCCCCAACTACTTGAATTTATAAAGCTTTTTGCGCTAAACTGTCAAGTGAGCAACATCTGCTTCCTGCGGAGTTTTAACCACACGCCTTAGAACGATTACCAGAGGGGAGTCATTATTGTTATGCCGACGATGCGTTATATCCTTATGAAGAGTGAACAGCAGGGATTGTTTTTTGTTGAGATGCCTCAATCCCATGCATACCAGCTTAGCGCGCTGAACTTGAGACTCCATAAAGAAATAGACAAGCTCACTGCAGATCATATTCCACAGCTTCCCTATGCCGCTGCCGAGTGCTCGGACATCGAGATTCATGACCCTGCCATCTCTGTTGTTGGCGGGCTGGATTACATTAACAAGCTGGAGCAAGAGTTCGCCTCCATTCGTGAGGGTTCCTACCCACTCGTTTCCTTGCTCACAGAGATTCGCGCACTGCAGGCGCAGCTAGAGCAATGGTACGAGGAAGAAGCGGAGGAGCTCGCCTAGGTTTCTGATCCGCTCTGCTATTTGCTACGGACCTGCACGGATAACTGCCCTCCTCCATATGATTAAGAAGATCATTGATTCCGGGGAGGGCGATTCGTATGCCTCAATGGCTTTGCAATCAGCTCATGCGAGCCTACAGCAAGAAAGACCGCCGGCAAATTCGACTGCTCAACGACTGCTGGTTCTTCTATCGTAACCGATCGGAGGCAGGCAAGCACAGTTCAGCAAGTCTGCTACCCTAGAGCACAGCCTCATTTACGTAGTAATGAAAAGCCTATACCCGCGTTGCTTCTTGCTGATGAGCAAGGGCAACCGTCAGGTATAGGCTTTAGTCCGTCATGCTATGATCATTCTGGCTTGCTGTAGACGGTTAGCGATGTGTGTCTATATTAAAATGTATTCCAAGTGGTGACTTCATCAACAGACAGCCTGAGCGACTTGCGCGCTTCCTTGGCTGCCTTGCCCACTGCAATCAGCATGACCGGAGCCAGATTGGATGGCACCTTGAACGCCTCGATAAATTTCGCGGCATCATAGCCTCCCATAGGCACAGTGTCCAGCCCTCTTGCCTTGGCAGCCAGCATCAGTTGCATGGAGATGAGGCCAGCGTCAATAAGTGCTGTATCGCGGTACAACTCCGGCTTCTCTCCATAGATGGTTTTCAGACGCGCTACATAGCCTGTCAGCACGCTCTCCGGCATGAGGCCTTGCTCTACAGTGCGGCCATAGATCAGCTCGGCTTGCTTATATCCCTCCACATCAGCCAGTACGGCAATGACGGCCGAAGCTTCCACAACTTGCTGCTGATTCATAGCAATCGGCAATAGCTGCTCCTTCGTCTCCTGATCCTTAATGACCAGAAAACGCCAAGGCTGCAAATTGGACGAGGATGGCGATGTGATCGCGTCCTCCAGCAGGCTGCGAATCTCCTCATCTGTCATCTTGAATGACGGGTCGTAGCTGCGGACAGAATGGCGGTCGTGGAGAACCTCGAAAAAGTCTGCTTTCACTTGAAGTTCATTGCTCATAATACATCTTCCTCTCCATGTAAAATATATAGGCACCAATTCACAGCAGCAGCCATCTGGTAGCCTTCTTCTCTCCTATCCTCTTATCTGGTCTTAGCTTGCCCTGGGTACTCCCATTATACAAGCTTGCCATGACTGTCAGAGCTCGGCTTTCTGTGCCGAAAATAGCACAGTTATACTAAAAAAATATAGCACCCAGATTGAAAAGTTGCTAACAACTGTTGCTTACATTGCACAGTATACGGCGTAATTTGAATGTTGTCAACTGGCTGTTCATAGCGATACACGATCTGCCAAATCAGCCAAAGTATGCCGCTCCAGCACCTGCACCACCTGCTTGTCAATGTCGTCAGCAATCTCCGAGAATGCCGCCTTCATCTGTAAGCCGAACGGGTGCAGACCTGTCGTGTCCACCATGCCACTGCATAGCGGCTCGCCCACCTGCAGTGAGTTGTATATCTCTGCCAGGGTAATCTGGTCGGCAGGCTTCTTCAGTCTATATCCGCCTTCCCGCCCCTCTCTCGTCTCCAGAATATTCTCCTTCGCCAGCTTTGCCAAGATGCGGCGCAGAATAGTCGGCTCCGAATGAAGCTTCTCTGCGATCGTCGCACTGGAGCAGGTAGAGCAGTTCTGGGCCAGGACAACCAACGCCTGGAGCGACAAACCAAACCATTTGTGATTCAGAGCGCTGCTGCATTTTTCTGATTTCATCTATGATGCCCCCCTTGCCGTGCCACTAGTCTGACACTTGTAATAAGTGTAGCCGATTCGCCTGAATCGGGCAACCCTCCGCATCACTGCGCCCCTTCCCTTCAGCAAGCTCCTGCTCGTTACAGCCGAGAAAGCAGGCGGAGTGAAACATCTTCATCAGTAAGACAAGTCAAGGAAGCCAGTGCCGCGCAACCCCCAGCTTCCTTGATTTTCCTATTCATGAGGAACACATAAGGTTGTGTCTTCAAGCCCCGAAGGGAGCAGGTGGTTAGAAGAACGTCTTAATCCGGCTTGCGCATGGTGAGACTGACACGACCTTTCTTGAGATCCACGCCAAGCACCCAGACGGTGACGTTATCTCCGACAGAGACGACATCCATCGGATGCTTGACATATCGGTCGCTCAACTGCGAAATATGCACCAGCCCGTCATTTTTAATGCCAATATCGATAAAAGCGCCAAAATCAATCACATTGCGCACCGTGCCCTTCAGCTCCATGCCTGGCTGCAAATCCTCCATCTGCAGGACATCCGTATGGAAGATCGGTGGCGGCAGCTCCTCCCGCGGATCGCGGCCGGGACGCAGTAGGCTGTCGATAATATCTCGAAGGGTCGGCACTCCAACCCCAAGTTGAGACGCCAGCTCCTGCGGATTCACCTGGCGCAACTTCTCAGTTGCCTCGGGTGTGCCAAGCTGCGCCAGCTTTAGACCCAACTGATTGAACAATTGGTCAACCACCTTGTATGACTCTGGATGAATTGGCGTGCGATCAAGCGGATTAGCGCTTCCCGGAACTCTCAAAAATCCAATACATTGCTCATACGATTTTGCCCCTAGCCGCGGCACCTTCTGCAACTGCTTGCGGTCGTTGAACTTGCCATGCTCCTCGCGAAACTTAACGATATTTCTAGCGATCGTGGCATTCACTCCCGCAACATACGACAGTAGAGAGGGGGACGCTGTATTCACATCAACCCCGACGTGGTTGACCGCCGACTCTACGACACCGCCAAGCGTCTCGTCCAGGCGCTTCTGGCTGACATCATGCTGATACTGGCCGACGCCGATCGCCTTCGGCTCGATCTTCACCAGCTCAGCCAGCGGGTCTTGCAGCCTCCGCGCAATCGATACAGCGCTGCGCTCGGCGACATCGAGCTGCGGGAATTCCTCCTGCGCCAGCTTGGAAGCCGAATAGACGCTCGCTCCTGCCTCATTGACGATGATATATTTCAACTCGCCCCCACGGCCGCCCTTGCCCTTGCGCCCGCTGATCAGGCCGGCAATGAACTGCTCGGTCTCACGCGAGGCTGTGCCATTGCCGATGACGATCAGCTCTACCTCGTATTTGTCGATCAGCTCATTAATGACCCGGCTCGCCTGCTCGACCTTATTGTTAGGCGGCGTCGGATAGACAACCGATACCTCCAGCAGCTTGCCTGTGTCATCCACCACGGCCAGCTTGCAGCCTGTCCGGTATGCCGGATCGACTCCGAGCACCACATGACCAAGAATAGGGGGCTGCAGCAGCAGATTGCGAAGATTGGCGGAGAAGATCGAGATCGCATGCTCCTCCGCCTTCTCCGTCAATTCGCCTCGCACCTCGCGCTCGATCGAAGGAGCGAGCAGACGCTTGTACGCATCCTGAATGACCGTTGTCAGCACCTCAACGATCGCGGGGGCCGTATGCTTGCGTACAATACGGCGATTCATATAGTCGTGGATGCGCGCAGCCTCCACTTCCAACGTTACCCGCAGCACGTCCTCGCGCTCGCCGCGATTGATCGCCAGCACCCGGTGGGGGGGCAGCCTTCTCACAGGCTCCTGGTAGGTGTAATACATCTCGTAGACCGATTCTGCCTGCGCGTCCCGCGCTTCGGTACGGAGCGTTCCGTGCTCCTTCGTGTGAGAACGCACCCACGCACGGATCGAAGCATCATCAGCGATCTGCTCTGCGATAATATCCATCGCT contains:
- a CDS encoding helix-turn-helix domain-containing protein; this encodes MGPMRRRFEFEEAFPFAMVYKDRKNPQTELPDHLHEWYELVYVHSGKGVFFIDQTFHDMREGDLFAIPGNVIHQAFPDQEESVTSTAVFFSPVLVSQASYGEAFTYMTPFEQGKLHKQFRCQLPETDRAYTARLLDEIHDELTVGRPGARHAIVLNVQLLLIQLHRNSFTEHTRQTANTVNAPAWMKQILLHIDQQLHTPLSLSLLAQRACVTGAHFSRVFKELTGMTVTDYIAAKRIIKAKELLFESDGKLSTIAEQCGFESMTHFHRTFKKIAGCAPAAYKKQKLAEMAKRQS
- a CDS encoding N-acetyltransferase is translated as MIRPFTAADAQQAVSIWLAGSLQAHHFIEREYWEIQQEAMAERYLPSAQTYVLEEQGKLLGFVSLMDDYLAAIFVDPTEQQRGLGQRLLNYAKELRSQLQLKVYTANEPAVRFYQKHGFSIVEETRDEATGASEWVMHWSREHN
- a CDS encoding nitroreductase family protein, which translates into the protein MSSSNFLEAIQKRRSIYGISKDSVVSNERIEEIIGQAILHTPSAFNSQSARVVVLLGEQSDKFWHLTTETLRKIVPADSFDQTEQKMKAFGAGYGTVLFFEDQSVVQGLQEQFAAYSDNFPIWSNQSSAMLQFVVWTALAQEGIGATLQHYNPLVDEAVKQEWNIPGDWKLIAQMPFGKIAAEPGEKAYQPLEGRLKVIK
- a CDS encoding aspartate aminotransferase family protein; amino-acid sequence: MSQITQCKGTEWIAEASDRLLFTTNRPELIMDRGAGMYMWDTEDRVYLDFSGGWAVTSLGHAPAVIRDVLDQQSAKLIHASPSFYNEPMLQFAKLLTDISCFDKVFFASSGAEANEAAIKLARKYGAAKLGGAHEIITMTNSFHGRTLATMSATGKSQWDALYEPKVPGFCHVPLNDLDACFAAISDRTCAIMLELVQGEGGVNIVDESYLYAIRKACDIYGLLLIVDEVQTGIGRTGTMFAYEHYGIEPDIMTLAKGIGGGFPLSAMLTKESFDLFEPGDQGGTYCGQPLAMAVGQAVVQEVIQSRLADNARIQGDYLKRRLQETGEALGWSQVRGRGLLVAFNLPLPCGAELVKRCLDIGLIINSPSPSVIRLMPALIVTTADVDKMLRLLAECWEALYREQQAAAQ
- a CDS encoding NucA/NucB deoxyribonuclease domain-containing protein produces the protein MQFKKLIWVIVAAASVYLGVTTWSDWETPTPVYHEGDQQSYDVRLDFPSDRFPETASHISNAIKQGHSAICTIDRKGAEENRKRSLQGVPTKKGYDRDEWPMAMCAEGGDGADIEYISPSDNRGAGSWVGNKLESYENGTRVYFDVVAD
- a CDS encoding helix-turn-helix transcriptional regulator, producing MSIKGFRFFYYVSDSSSVFCEKFLYFIKGFDKTPWRSNGRGDEAMAHKVECRLKEILSDRGMKQKWLAEQVGVTTSEMSQIVRGESEPTLMTALKISTTLDLIANEIWTLPEG
- a CDS encoding SprT family protein yields the protein MDNEALQRWVERVSTEAFGLAFKHKATFNARLRTTGGRYFTKSHHIEINPHQLASFGVEETEKIIKHELCHYHLHLQGRGYQHRDQEFKELLSQVGGSRYCQSLPGTATERRRLPYRYMLICKACGQQYKRKRKTDPRKYACGRCRGKLLLKELDSAE
- a CDS encoding hydrolase/acyltransferase, whose product is MPTMRYILMKSEQQGLFFVEMPQSHAYQLSALNLRLHKEIDKLTADHIPQLPYAAAECSDIEIHDPAISVVGGLDYINKLEQEFASIREGSYPLVSLLTEIRALQAQLEQWYEEEAEELA
- the cmpA gene encoding cortex morphogenetic protein CmpA — protein: MPQWLCNQLMRAYSKKDRRQIRLLNDCWFFYRNRSEAGKHSSASLLP
- a CDS encoding nitroreductase family protein, which translates into the protein MSNELQVKADFFEVLHDRHSVRSYDPSFKMTDEEIRSLLEDAITSPSSSNLQPWRFLVIKDQETKEQLLPIAMNQQQVVEASAVIAVLADVEGYKQAELIYGRTVEQGLMPESVLTGYVARLKTIYGEKPELYRDTALIDAGLISMQLMLAAKARGLDTVPMGGYDAAKFIEAFKVPSNLAPVMLIAVGKAAKEARKSLRLSVDEVTTWNTF
- a CDS encoding RrF2 family transcriptional regulator, which translates into the protein MKSEKCSSALNHKWFGLSLQALVVLAQNCSTCSSATIAEKLHSEPTILRRILAKLAKENILETREGREGGYRLKKPADQITLAEIYNSLQVGEPLCSGMVDTTGLHPFGLQMKAAFSEIADDIDKQVVQVLERHTLADLADRVSL
- a CDS encoding Tex family protein, whose product is MHESGKLAELTPEELSARRERTEKQIASELGIPASKVKAAVALLVEGNTIPFIARYRKEMTGELDENQLRAIEERLNYLNALEDRKREVLRLIGEQGKLSEELMTAIEQAVKLQEVEDLYRPYRQKRKTRASVARERGLQPLADWLFAQPKQGDPLAEAARYVDEAKGVPGAEEALQGAMDIIAEQIADDASIRAWVRSHTKEHGTLRTEARDAQAESVYEMYYTYQEPVRRLPPHRVLAINRGEREDVLRVTLEVEAARIHDYMNRRIVRKHTAPAIVEVLTTVIQDAYKRLLAPSIEREVRGELTEKAEEHAISIFSANLRNLLLQPPILGHVVLGVDPAYRTGCKLAVVDDTGKLLEVSVVYPTPPNNKVEQASRVINELIDKYEVELIVIGNGTASRETEQFIAGLISGRKGKGGRGGELKYIIVNEAGASVYSASKLAQEEFPQLDVAERSAVSIARRLQDPLAELVKIEPKAIGVGQYQHDVSQKRLDETLGGVVESAVNHVGVDVNTASPSLLSYVAGVNATIARNIVKFREEHGKFNDRKQLQKVPRLGAKSYEQCIGFLRVPGSANPLDRTPIHPESYKVVDQLFNQLGLKLAQLGTPEATEKLRQVNPQELASQLGVGVPTLRDIIDSLLRPGRDPREELPPPIFHTDVLQMEDLQPGMELKGTVRNVIDFGAFIDIGIKNDGLVHISQLSDRYVKHPMDVVSVGDNVTVWVLGVDLKKGRVSLTMRKPD